A window of Zingiber officinale cultivar Zhangliang chromosome 5A, Zo_v1.1, whole genome shotgun sequence contains these coding sequences:
- the LOC121983341 gene encoding uncharacterized protein LOC121983341 yields the protein MLCGTGSFKSVDGGETWSSTPPSSPRKKRTKSLNPYSARGLDKFASLIAELEARRAKVMAKAGAQGAATLVRFTYSNSNDWVPIIIRLPDEINAKPHHNPKAKSEIAGSEAAARPVKTQEKEEAAAVVLKENKNVSAQVPLSWPRVKEAALRSLRPRWPVLVAVLMLVCLVVFGRVFAICCTTVGWYLVPAMKGEGAGRTGRKSKSSKTKDYGRRLSSKKSHLK from the coding sequence ATGCTCTGCGGTACGGGAAGCTTCAAAAGCGTCGACGGCGGCGAGACATGGTCGTCGACTCCGCCGTCGTCGCCCAGGAAGAAGAGGACCAAGAGCCTGAACCCCTACTCCGCCAGGGGGCTCGACAAATTCGCCTCGTTGATCGCCGAGCTCGAGGCCCGCCGCGCCAAGGTCATGGCGAAGGCCGGCGCTCAAGGCGCCGCCACCTTGGTCAGGTTCACCTACTCCAACTCCAACGACTGGGTGCCCATCATCATCCGTCTCCCCGACGAGATTAACGCCAAACCTCACCATAATCCCAAGGCGAAATCGGAGATCGCCGGATCAGAGGCGGCGGCGAGGCCGGTGAAGACGCAGGAGAAGGAGGAGGCCGCGGCGGTAGTCCTAAAGGAGAATAAAAATGTGAGCGCCCAAGTGCCGCTCTCGTGGCCTCGCGTAAAGGAAGCTGCGCTGAGGAGCCTGAGGCCGAGGTGGCCGGTGCTGGTGGCGGTGCTGATGCTGGTGTGCCTGGTGGTGTTCGGAAGGGTGTTCGCCATCTGCTGCACCACGGTGGGGTGGTACTTGGTGCCGGCGATGAAGGGGGAAGGCGCGGGGAGAACGGGCAGGAAGTCCAAGTCCTCGAAGACGAAGGATTATGGACGGAGGCTGAGTTCCAAGAAGAGCCATCTCAAATGA